In Rhodothermales bacterium, the genomic window GCTCGTGCCCGCCGTCCGGTTGGAGATGACGGGCACGATGACGCCCACGCCCGACGCCGCCCGCGTTGCACTCCGCGCTGTCGAAGTGCTCGCGCCGCGTCGCGGGTTTGTGTGGACGGCCGAGGCACGGATGGTCCGCGTGCCGGTCCGCGTTCGCGATCACTATTTCGAGGGCGAAGGCGGCGTTCACGTCGCGCTCCTCGGCCTCGTCCCGCTGCCGTTCTCCGGCGCGCCCGAGGACCTCGCGCGGTCGGCGCGCGGGCGGCTCGTCGGCGAAGCCGTGTGGTGCCCGACGGCGCTCGTCGGGCCGGGCGTGCTGTGGGAGGCCGTCGATGCGGACCGCGCCCGATTCACGCTCGCGGTGGACGGCGTGCCCATCTGTGTGACGATTCGCGTCGGGCCGGACGGCGCGCTCCGCGAAGTCACGCTGGACCGGTGGGGCGATGTCGGCGTCGCGGGCTTCCGTCCGATCCCGTACGGCTTTGCCGTGGAGGCCGAGGCGACGTTCGGTGGCGTCACGATCCCGACCCGCATCCGGGGCGGGTGGTGGTTCGGCACCGACCGGTTCGACCCCGCCACGGCCGCGACGTTCACGGTGGCAAGCGCTCGGTTCGGTGCTCCCTGAAGCGAAGCCTGTAGGGGAAGGCCTGAGCGTGGGGCGAACCGTGAGCGCGCGCCTTACGCCCCGTGCCAGCGAAGGCTGAGGGATCACTCCATCCGCCCCTCGCACCGGAGGCGCGTGCGCGGTCGTACGCTCAGGTGGTGCGTGAGCCTCAGCCGGCCCGCACCGGATTCCGTCCACCAACGCATTCTGGAGGCACCGCCATGCGACACGCACTGGCATTCACACTCGCACTCCTCGTCCTCTCGTCCTCGGCGTTCGCCCAAGACCGCGTGCTGACGCACGACCGCTTCAGCGTCGAGATCGGCGGCGACGCCGCGTTCGCCACGCAAGACCTCGGCGCGGCCGACCTCGGCACCGGCTTCGGGTTCGACGTGGCGGTGGCGTACCGCTTCATGCCGCACCTCTCGGCCTACGGCGGCTGGGGCTGGCACCACTTCGGCGCCGATGGTCTTTTCACGGGGATGGACATGGACGCGGAGGAGACCGGCTACACGTTCGGCCTCCTCTTCGCGCACCCGCTGGGCTCGTCGCCCCTCGGCTACTTCGTCCGCGCCGGCGGCGTCTACGACCACATCGAGTTCGAAGGCGACCTCACGGCCGACACCGGGCACGGACTGGGCTGGCAAGTCGGCGCCGGGCTCGTCGTCCCCGTCGGGTCGAAGTGGCAACTGATGCCGGGCGTCCGGTATCGCTCGCTCTCGCGTGACCTCGACGTCGGCGACATCACGACGAACCTCGACCTGACCTACGTCACGGTCCACGTGGGCTTCGCGCGGACGTTCTGAACGGGCGGCGCGGGGCAGAGCCGTCCGGGTTCGGTCCCGCGCCTCCTTCCATAGCTGGAGGGGCAGCTGGCGTTGGCGTGGCGGGAGCCGGTCTATCTTGGCGCTCCCCACGCCGAAATCCGTTGAACCCGCCCGCTGCCGTTCCGCTCCGCCGTCCCGTCCTCTACGCCCTCACGGCGCTGACGATGGCGGCCTTCGCCGCGAACTCGGTGCTGTGCCGGCTCGCGTTGCAGACGACGGACGTGGACGCGGCGACGTTTACGTCGGTACGGCTCGCGGCGGGCGCCCTCGCGCTGTGGCTCGTCGTCCGCCTGCGCGGGCGAGGGGTGGCGGGCGGAAGCTGGGCGTCGGCGGCGGCGCTCTTCGTCTACGCGGCGGCGTTCTCGTTCGCGTACCTCTCGCTCACGACGGGGACGGGCGCGCTGCTCCTCTTCGGGGCCGTGCAGCTCACGATGATCGGGTGGGGGCTGGCGCACGGCGAGCGGCTCGGCGGCCGGCAGACGGTGGGCGTGGCGGCGGCGCTCGGCGGGCTCGTCTACCTCGTGTTGCCCGGACTCGAAGCGCCGCCGCTCGGCGCGGCGCTGCTCATGGCGGCGTCGGGCGTGGGGTGGGGCGCGTATTCGCTGCGGGGGCGCGGTTCGCGGAGCCCGGCGGCGGACTCGGCGGGCAACTTCGCTCGGGCGGTGCCGCTAGCGCTCGGGCTCAGCTTCGTCCTCTTCGCGCTGCCAGGAGTGGCGGTGCGGCTCGACGGGTTGGGCATTGCGTATGCCGTGCTCTCGGGCGCGTTCACGTCGGGGCTCGGCTACGTCGTGTGGTACGCCGTGCTGCCGTCGCTGCGGGCGGCGAGCGCGGCGACGGTTCAACTCAGCGTGCCCATCCTCGCCGCGCTCGGCGGGGTGGCGCTCGTCGGCGAGGCGATCACGCTGAGGCTCGCCCTCGCGTCGCTCCTCACGCTCGGCGGCATCGCGCTCGTGCTGCGGGCGCGGTGACGGGCGCGGTCTCGATGGCGTAGGTTTCCGGCTTCGTCCCGATCCGCCCGCCTGCCGTGCTCCGCAAAATCCTTCACATCGACATGGACGCCTTTTATGCGTCGGTCGAGCAGCGCGACGACCCGGCGCTGCGCGGGCGGCCCGTCGTCGTGGGCGGGCGGAGCGAGCGGGGCGTCGTCGCGGCGGCGAGCTATGAGGCGCGGCCGTTCGGGATCCGCAGCGCGATGCCGATGATGTGGGCGCGGCGGCGGTGCCCGGACCTCGTCGTCGTCCCGCCCCGGTTCGACGTGTACAAGGCCGTCAGCGCCGAGGTCCGCGCCGTCTTCCACCGCTACACCGACCTCATGGAGCCGCTCTCACTCGACGAGGCGTACCTCGACGTGACGGAGCCGAAGCTCGGTCCGGCGTCGGGCACGCTCCTCGCCACGCGCATCCGCGAAGAGATCCGCGCGGCGACGGGGCTGAGCGCGAGCGCGGGCGTTTCATTCGGGAAGTTCTTCGCCAAGACGGCGAGCGGCCTCGCCAAGCCCGACGGCCTCCGCGTCGTCACACCCGACGAGGCGCCGGCCCTCGTCGCGTCCCTCGCCGTCGAGGACTTCCACGGCGTCGGGCCGGCGACGGCGAAGCGGCTCCGCGCCCTCGGCATCTGCACGGGCGCGGACGTGCAGGCACGGAGCGAGGACGAACTGCGAGCGCACCTCGGCAAAGTGGGAGGGTGGCTTGCGCGCATCGCCCGGTGCGAGGACGACCGGCCCGTCCGCCCCGACCGCGAGCGGAAGTCGGTCGGCGTCGAGCGGACGTTCGCCTACGACGTGCGCGGGGCGGACGGTCTGCTGCACCAACTCGGCCCGCTCGCCGCCGAGCTCGCCCGCCGGCTCGCCCGGCACGGCGTGGCAGGGCGGACGCTCACGCTCAAGCTCAAAAGCGCCGCCTTCGCCAACTCGTCGCGCAGCACGACGCTGAGCGCGCCCGTCCACGCCGAGCACGACCTGCTCGCGCTCGGCGCCGCGCTCCTCGACCGCCCCGCACCGCCGACGGAGCCGATTCGGCTGCTCGGCCTCACCGCGTCGGGCCTCGTGCCCGCCGACAGCCCGCGCCAACTCGCCCTCCCGCTTCACTCTCCGAACGGGGGATAGACGCAAAAAAGGGCTGCCCCGTTGCCGGAGCAGCCCCTCAGAAGTCGGTGCCTCACGGGGAGGCGGAGACTCGCTTAGCCGAGGCGGGTAACGTTCTCGGCGGCCGGGCCCTTCTGGCCCTGCGTGATCTCGAACTCGACGCGCTCGCCCTCTTGGAGGGTCTTGAAGCCTTCGCCGTTGATCTCGGAGTGGTGGACGAAGCAGTCCTTCGAGCCGTCTTCGGGAGTGACGAAACCGAAGCCTTTGGCGTCGTTGAACCACTTAACTGTTCCTGTCGTGCGCATACTACTGTACCTAAACTTGTTGTGTGCCGGGCGCCTCGGCTCGGTGAATCCGTATCCGCCGGCGGCCCGTCTGAAACGCGAGTCCTGCGCCCCTCGCGATGGGCGTGAGCACAAAAAAAGGACCCAGGTCGATGATCCAGGTCCTTGCAACGCTGGTGCTGCCACTCCGAGGAGTGCGATCTGCTCGATGGGTCATGCTACGAAAAATCCGGCATAAGGTCCCGCGTTCACACCATATTCTTGAATATCGCGGCGGAAGCGCGAGACGGGCTGCCCGCTCTCGCCCGAGGCCGGGCCGTGCGGAGATGGTGGAGCGGCATCCTATATTATTCCAGCCACTTCGCCACCGAACCAGCGCCGTCGCATGTGGACTCAATACGTCATCTCGTTCGGGCTCCTCCTCGGTGCGTGGTCGGGGAGCGCCGCTGCGCAGGATACGAACCGGGGGAACGTGTACCGCTTCATCCTCGGCGTCGACGTGCCGGCCGAGCCCGCGTTCGTCGCCCTCGACCTCGCGCCGACGCGCGTGCTGCGCGGGAGCGCGCCGAAGCCGCTCTCGGCGACGGTGACGGGGACGTTCGCGGATGACACGATGCCTGCGGGGGTAGCGGTCAGCGTTGCGCCGTATTTCCTCGCGGGCGGCGGGATCCGTACGATGGAATCCTATCGCTCCCGCTCCGTCGGCGGCCGGCTGCTGCGAGTATTCACTAAAACCGTCGTGTCGTTCGGCGCTGCGCAGGCGCGCGGCGATCCGTCGGCGACGCTCGTCGGGCTTGCGGTCCGCTCGACGTTCCACGACCCGCACGACCCCGCGCTGAACTCGTCGCTGCCGGAAGATGTGGCGGCGCTCGTTGGCCACGACGTCCCCGCTGCGGAGGAAGACGTGGGCGGGTACGGTTCCGACCTCACGGTGGCGTACGCCCGCGCCCGTCGCGCGATGCGGGCGCGGAGCGGCGGCGGCGATCCGCAGGTCTCAGGCGGTTGGGGGATGGCAGGCCGGCTGGGCGGCGGCGTCTGGGGCCGCGACAGCCTCGGCACGCTCCGGCACACGTTCTGGCTCGGCGCCCAGGTCACGCTCAACCGCCGGTTCGACGTGCTCGGGACGGTCCACCTCCGCGATGCCTTCGGGTCGGAATACGCCCTCGTCGGAGCGGCGCTGCTGCGGAAGACGACGGCGCTGGACCTCATCGCCGAAGTCGTCTACGACACGGCGAGCCAGAGCCTGCATCCCAGCCTCGCGCTCGGCGCCCGCGTCCTCCCTAACGTCGGCGTCACGGCTGCGCTGACGACGCAGGTCCCGTTTGATGACCCCCGCGACGGACCACGTACGCTCGGTTTCCGAGCCTCCGTCCAGTGGTTTTACGCCTCCGACCGTTGATTCACCGACCTCCGAATCGCCATGACGCACGTCCGCCAACTCCGCCCGCTCCTCTTCGTTCTCGTCCTCACGACGCTCGCCGGTTGCTACTCTCACCGCGTCTCGGTCATCGGCACGAACCCCGGCGGGACGACTCCGCCCGCCACCGACTACGAGGGCACGATCGCGTGGTCGTTCCTGTGGGGCGTCGCCGAAAAAGTGCCGATCCCTTCGAACTGCCAGGGCCAGCCGCTCACCGAAGTCAAGGCGTCGTCGAACCTCGCCTTCGACCTGCTCACCGTCGCCACGCTCGGCGCCGTCGCGCCGGTCCGGCTCGATTGGCTCTGCGCGCGGCCGACGCCCGCCGAGGGCGAATTCCCGATCCCGTCCGACACGCCGCCCGATAATCTGCCCGAGAGGTCGCCCGATGCCCCCTGATCTCGACCCCATCATCCACACCGTCAAAAACCGGAAGTGGGAGAACTTCCACCGGACGGTGAATCAGAAGGTCGCCCGGCTCGTGGACGTGTGGAACGCCCGGCCGAACGTGGCCTCGTTCCCGGCCTACAACGCCACGACGGTCGCGTTGCAAGGGCTCATCGGCGAGGCGATCGCCGAGGGGCTGCGGCTGCGCGCGCTCGGCGGCGGGTGGTCGTTCACGCCCGTCGCGTTCACCGAGGGCGTCCTCGTCAACACGCGCCCGCTGAACTACCAGTTCAGGCTGGCCGACCAGAACCTCCACCCGGACTGCGGGCTCTCGGCGGACCACCTCGTCTTCGCGCAGTGCGGCGTGTCGGTCGCCGAGCTGAACACGAACCTGCGGGCGCGCGGCAAGTCGCTCCGCACGTCGGGCGCGAGCAACGGGCAGACGATCGCCGGCGCGCTCTCGACGGGCACGCACGGCTCGGCGCTCGGGGTGGGCGGGATGCAGGACTCCGTCGTCGCGCTGCACCTCATCACGTCGCCGGACCGTGATGTGTGGCTCGAACGGGCGTCGGCCCCCGTGCTCGGTGATGCGAGCGTGCAGTTCCTCGGCGCCGAGGTCGTGCGCGACGATGCGCTCTTCGAGGCGGCGCTCGTGAGCTTCGGCAGCTTCGGGATCCTCCACGGCGTCGTGCTCGAAGTCGACGACCTCTTCTACCTCCAGCAGTACCGCCGCCAACACCCGGAATCGCCCGCGACGTGGGCCGCCATTGAGCACCTCGACTTCTCCGGGCTCCAGCACCTCGGCCGTGATCCGAGCGTCCGCCCATACTTCTTCCAGGCCGTCTACAACCCGTACGACCGCGCCGACGGTCCGTACTTCACGATGATGTACCGCGAGGCCGCGCGACCCGCCGACTGCGTCCCCCGCAGCCGCGCCGGCGCGTGGCGCCCCGGCGACAGCGCCGCCGACGTGATCGCCCGGCTCACCGACGTCAGCCCCGAGCTGTCGCCCGCGCTCGTCAACGCCCTGCTCCCGCAGCAGTACGGCGACGTCGAGGGCGTGTGCGGGACGTGGGGCGAGATGTTCTGGGATACGTCGACGCGGGGCCGCGTGGCGAGCACGGCGATGGGGCTCCCGCTCGACCGCGTGCGCGAAGGGCTCGACGCCCTCTTCGAACTGAATGCGACGCACACCGTCCCCGCGCTCTTCGCCGTCCGCTACGTCCGCGCCTCGCCCGCGCCACTCGCCTTCACCTGCCACCCCGAGCACACCGCCGTCCTCGAGATCGACGGGCCGCACTCGAAGCGGATGTTGAAATTCTACGACGCGGTGTGGGAGCGGCTGCGCGATCTCGGCATCCCCGTCACGTTCCACTGGGGCAAGCTGCTCCCGCTCGACGCGACGGCCACCGACGGCTACGGCGCGGCCCGCGTCGAGGCGTGGCGCGACGCCCGCCACACGCTGCTCCCGACGCCCGAACTGCGGGCGGCGTTCACGAACGAGATGCTCGAACAGATCGGCCTCGACGGGTGAGGATCGCTGGACGAAGGCGAGGCGCACGGCGAACAAATCCGACGGCGCAGGGTCCAACGGATCCGCTCTCGATCTCTGCCCCTCCGTTATGTCCCGTCTCCCGCTCTGCCTCGCGCTCGCGCTCGCCGCGATGCTGTGGGCCGGTTGCCGCACCACCCTCCCCAACACGCCACCCGCCGTCCCGCCCGAGGCCACGACGCTCATCCTCACCGACGACGAGATGCCGCGCGTGCTCTACGCCTCCGCGTGGGGCGCCTTCGCCGAAGCCGGCTGGGATGTGACGGAGTATGACTCCGACGTGCTCCGGTTCGTGGCGCGGCGCGGGGGGATGGACGGCGAGGCCGAGGTCAACATCGAGTCGAACGCGCCGCGCGGGATTGCCGAGCAGGGGCGGATCGTGGTGAGCGTGGACCCCGCCGATTCGGACGCGCACGCCGTCCTGCTCGCCGCCGCCCGCGCGCTCGCCACCGTGCCCGGCCGCCTCTCCTTCCGCTGACCGTCTCCCCCGAGGGTGCCATGCCCCGCTCGCTCCGCCCCGCGCTCCTGCTCGTCGTGCTCGCCGCCGGGTGCGGCCCGACGCGGATCCCGCCGCCGCCCGCCACCTTCGACACGATCGTGCTGACGAGCGACTTCGCCGCGAACAAGCTCTACGCCGACGCTCTCGCGGCGTTCGTCCGCAACAACTGGGAATCGGTCCCCGACGAGACCGGCGGGCTGACGCTGCTGATCCTCCCCGACGGCGCCTCGGTCGACCCCGGCAAGCCCGATCTCCTACTTCGCGTCCTCGTGCAGCCGCTCGACCCCGAGACGGGCGAGCCCGTGCCCGACGACCTCGCCGAGTTGGAATACGGCGGCCCTGACCTCGCCCGGCGCGAGCTCGAAGACCGGCTCCTCGAGCAGAACGACGTCGACAGCCTCCGTGCCCTCGCCCGGCTCGACCCGACGAACGTCGGCAGCGCCGTGCTGACGGCGACGGTGGACGAGGTGAGCCCGGCGACGCGGGACGTGCTCGTCCGCGCCGCCAAGATCCTCGCCAGCGTCTCGGGCACGATCACGTACCGCTAGCGCGCCACCTCTTTTCTCCTCTCTCGATGGACTGGATCGACCTCCTGCAGTGGCCCGCGATGGCCGTCACCGTCGTTGCCACGGGGCTCGTCGGCACGCAGCGGCCCGGCTGGCGCGAGGCTGGCTTCTGGCTGTTCCTCGCCTCGAACGCGCTCTGGATCGCGTGGGGCTGGCACGACGCGGCGTGGGCGCTCGTCGTGCTCCAAGTGGTGCTCATCGGGTTCAACGTGCGCGGCGCGTACTCGAATGAGGAGGAGCGCGAGGAGGAGCAGGACGACGAGGCGTAGCCTACTTTACGATCTCCCGTCACCAATCCCTTCGCCCGATGGACGACCTCCAGACCCGCTTCGACGAAGCCGCCGACGCCGCGCAGAACCTCGACGAGCGGCCCGATAACGCCACGCTCCTCCGGCTCTACGCCCTCTACAAGCAGGCCACGGCCGGCGATGTGGAGGGCAAGCGCCCCGGCTTCACCGACTTCGCCGGCCGCGCCAAGTACGACGCCTGGGCCGAGCTCGAAGGGACCGACCCCGACGAGGCGAAGCGGGACTACGTCGTGCTCGTGGAGGAGCTCACCGGCTGAGCGATGCCGGGCCGGCGGGGTTATCTTCGGGCCGCCCTGCTGCCGCCGCTCTCCCACCGCCTGGACGCACGGACGTCTCCTCCTCGGCATCGCCGAGGGGCGCGGGCTCGGCTGCGCCGAGCCTCCGCACGTGAGCGCCTCGCCCGCCCAGGGCCGACGTTGAGGCGGGCCGCATCCACGCCGACCGCTCGCTGTCTCCTTCGGCTTCGCCCAACGCCCACCGTATGCCCCCGCCCTCCGAGAAGCTCCAGCGCACACTGACGCTGTTCGACGTCTACGCCATCAGCACGGGCGCGATGTTCAGCTCGGGGTTCTTCCTCCTCCCCGGCCTCGCCACGGCAAAGGCGGGGCCGGCCGCCATCCTCGCCTACTTCCTCGCCGGCGTGCTCGTGCTGCCGGCCATGTTCAGCCAGGCCGAACTCGCGACGGCGATGCCGAAGGCGGGGGGGACGTACTACTTCCTCGACCGCAGCCTCGGCCCGGTCGCGGGCACGGTCGGCGGGCTGGGGACGTGGCTCGCGCTCATCTTCAAGAGCGCCTTCGCGCTGATCGGGATGGGAGCGTACCTCGTCCTCTTCCTCGACCTCCCCATCAAGCCGGTCGCCCTCGCCCTGACCGCGGCCTTCACGGTGCTGAACATCTTCGGGGCGAAGGAGACGAGCGGGCTCCAGCGCATCCTCGTGGTGACGATCGTCGGCGTGCTGGCCTTCTTCGTGGCGCAGGGGCTCTTGGAGATCTTTTCGGGCGACGTGGCAGCGACGCACCGCCTCCAGTTCGAGCCGTTCCTGCCGTTCGGCACCGGCAGCCTCGTCGCGACGATCGGCCTCGTGTTTGTCTCCTACGCCGGGCTGACGAAGGTGGCGAGCGTGGCCGAGGAGGTGCAGGACCCCGACCGCAACATCCCGCTCGGGATGTTCCTCTCGCTCGCGACGGCGACGCTGCTCTACGTCGTCGGCGTCTACATCATGGTCGCCGTCCTCGACCCGGTCGAGCTCCGCGCGGACCTCACGCCGGTGGCTACGGCGGCCGAGGCGTTCTTCGACTGGTTCCCGGAGCCGGTCGGGCTCATCCTCATCGTGGCTGCGGCGATCGCGGCGTTCGCCTCCACGGCGAACGCGGGCATCCTCTCCGCCTCGCGTTACCCCCTCGCGATGGGGCGGGACCACCTCGTGACGCCGCGGTTCGCACACATCGGGAAGACGGGGACGCCGGTCCTCTCCATCCTCGTCACGTCCGCGCTGATGGTCCTCATCATCGTGGCGTTCTCGGCCGAGGGCGTCGCCAAGCTCGCGAGCGCGTTCAACCTCCTCGTCTTCGGCCTCCTCAACCTCAGCGTGATCGTGATGCGCGAGAGCCGGATCCCGTCGTACGTGCCGGGCTACCGCTCGCCGCTCTACCCGTGGATGCAGATCGCGGGCATCGTCACCGCCGCCGTCCTCATCACGACGATGGGCGCGCTCTCGATCGGGTTCACGCTCGCCGTGATCGTCGTCGGCATCGCGTGGTACTTCTACTACGCCAGCGCCCACGTCGAGCGCGAGGGGGCGATTTACCACTTGTTCGAGCGGCTCGGGCGGCGGCGCGACGAGGGGCTCGACAGCGAACTGCGGACGATCCTGAAAGAGAAGGGGATGCGCGACGAGGCCCCGTTCGAGAGCCTCGTCACCCGCGCCGCCGTGCTCGACCTCGACGCATCGGTGCCGTACGAAGCGCTCATCGACCGGAGCGCGGCCGTGCTCGCCGACCGCCTCGGTGTGCCCGCCGAGCGGCTCCGGCAGGGGTTCATCGACGCGTCGAGCTACGGGGCGACGCCCGTCGTGGCGGGCGCGGCGCTGCCGCACCTCCGCCTGCCCGACATCGCGCAGGCGGAGCTCGCGCTCGTCCGCTGCCGCGCGGGCATCCGGCTCGAAACGGTCGCCGAGGAGGCGGACGGCACGCGCGCGGCGTCGGAGGCGGTCTACGCCATCTTCTTCCTCGTCAGCCCGGCCGGCCATCCCGGCACGCACCTCCGCATGCTCGCCGGCCTCGCGAGCCGGCTCGACGAGGAGCACTTCATGGAGGAGTGGCAGGCGGCGACGAACGAGAAGGAGCTGAAGGAGGCGCTCCTCCACCACGAGCGCTACCTCTCGCTCCACCTCGACCCCGGCACGGCCGCCGCGGATTTCGTCGGGAAGGCGCTGCGCGAGCTCCGGCTCCCGCCCGGCAACCTCGTCGCGCTCGTCCGGCGGCGCGGCCGGCTCCTCGTGCCGAGCGGCAGCACCGTGCTCGAAGAGGGCGATCAGATCACGCTCATCGGGAATCCCGAGGGCATCGCCCGGCTCTACGAGACGTACGGCTGAGCCAGGCCCGGGCGTACCTTTCGTTCCCTCTCCCCGCCATCCGATCTCCGTCATCCGAACCATCCCATGCGCCCGCTCCCGTTCCGCCCGCTCGTCGCCCTCGTCCTGCTCGCCGCCCTCACCCTCGGCGGCTGCTCCAGCCGCGCCGCCCTCGACGAGGGGCCGAGCGAGATCGAGCTGCTCCGCGAAGACCTCAACGCGGCCTACGCCGAGATCGACCGCTTGAAGGCGCAGAATGCGTCAATGGAGCGGCAGCTCCGCGAGGCGATGGACCGCGCCGCTGGCGGGGCCAGCAACGGCGAGCGCGGCGAGACGGTCGCCGTGCTCCCGACGGACATCCTCTTCGCCTCCGGCAGCGCCGAGCTCACGCCGGAGGGTGTCGCCGAGCTCGCCAACGTCGCCGCCCGCCTCCGGGCCGAGTATCCCGGCCGCGAAGTCCGCATCGAAGGCTCGACCGACGACAAGCCGATCGGGCCGAACCTGCAGTCGAAGTACCCGAGCAACTGGGAGCTCTCGGCCGCGCGCGCGAGCATGGTCGCCCGCCACCTCCAGTGGACCCACAACCTCGAGGGGACGGACATGGAAGTCGTCGGGCTGGCGCAGTACCACCCGCTGACGTCGAACGCGACGCCGGAAGGGCGGCAGCAGAACCGCCGCGTCCGCATCGCGGTGATGGGCGAATAAGCGAACCCTCTGGGCGAGCGAGCCCGGTGCGTCCGAGAAACGTGCCGCGCCCCACCTGCCATGGCCCCATCGAACGCCGCGCCGACGCGCCCCGTCGCGGAGACCCTCACGGAGTACGGCCGCGGGCTGGCCGGGGGCCTCCTGTTCAGCCTCCCCCTCCTCTACACGATGGAGGTCTGGTGGCAGGGGCACCTCGCGCCGCCGGGCCGGCAACTCGCCTACGTCGTCGGGATGTTTGGCCTGCTGGTGGCCTACACCCACGTTGTCGGATTGAGACAGGATCGGAGCCTGCAGGAGAACCTCCACGAGGCGCTCGAAGCCGTCGCGCTGGGCCTGTTCGCCGCGGCCGTCGTCCTGACATTGGCGGGCCGGCTGTCGCTGGAAGGCATCTCGGCCGTGACCTTGGGGAAGCTGACGATGGAGGGGATGGTGACTGCCATCGGCGTGGCCGTCGGGACGACCCAGCTTGGGGCGAGCGAGGGGGAACAGGACTCGGGCGAGGAGAGGGACGAGCCGGAGCCGCGCGGCCTGCTGGCCGAGGTGGCCTTCGCCCTGCTCGGGGCCGTGCTCGTCGCATCGAACGTGGCACCGACCGAGGAGATCTTGCTCATCGCGGTCGAGACACACACGGTATCGCTGCTGCTGATCGTCGTGCTGTCGCTCGGGTTCGCGCTGGGCATGGTGCGGTACGCGGGGTTCCGGGGAGCCGGCCGGCTGGAGGACGACCCGCTGGCCGGGCACCCACTCTGGGGTAGCGTGGTCACGTACGCCGCCGCCCTCGCGGCCTCGGCGGCGATGCTATGGGCGTTCGGCCGGTTCGACGGGGCGGGGTGGTCCGAAGTGGTGCGGCAGATCGTCGTGCTCGGGTTGCCGGCCGTCCTCGGCGCGGCGGCCGGCCGGCTTCTGCTCGGGGGGGAACCGTCATGAGCGACGAAAAGCAACGGGCCAACGTGCTGGAGAAGATCGTCGCCGGACTCGGGGCGCTGCTGCTCCTCGCCGTCGTCGCACTCCTCGTGCTCGATCTCGCGAGCCACGCGGGCGAGCCGGCCGATCTCCGGGTGGCGCTCGGGGCGCCGGTCTCTCGAAGCGGACAGGTGTTCGTGCCGGTGCGCGTGCGGAACGTGGGCGGGCACACAGCGGAGGAAGCGGTGATCGAAGTCTGCGCGAGTAGCTCGAATTGCGCCACGGTGTCCTTCTCGTATGTCCCCCGCGGCTCGGCGCGCGAGGGAGTAGTCGGCTTACGGGCTCCGCTGGAGGCAGCGCCCACGGCCCGTGTGACGAGCTACCGTACGCCGTGAGGGGGAGGCGCCCGCGTCGCGGGCTCGTCAGCGTGGAGAGGCCCGGAGCCCGACGCGCGCTGATGGGTTAGACCCGGGCGCCGTCACGCTCTTCCGACCATGCTCGTCCCCTTCCTCGCCGCGCTCTTCCTCGCCACCGTCCACGTCTTCGCGGGCAAGCTCCGCTTCCTCGACGCCGTCCCGCGCTCGGTGTGGCTCTCGGGGGCGGGCGGGGCGAGCGTGGCGTACGTCTTCCTCCACCTCCTCCCCGAACTCGCCCACGGGCAGGAGACGCTCGCCGAGGCGATGGGCGAGGCGCTCCACTTCCTCGACGCGCACGTGTGGATCCTGGCGCTCGTCGGGCTCTCCGCGTTCTACGGGCTCGACAAAGCGGCGCGGGAGAGCGAGGGCGAAGGCGAGCACGTCGAGCGCGGCGTGTTCTGGCTCCACGTCGTCTCGTTCGGGCTCTACAACGCGATCATCGGCTACCTCTTGCTCCACCGCGAGGACCCGACGCCCGCCGCCCTCGCGACGTACACCACCGCGATGGCGCTCCACTTCGTCGTCAACGACTACGGGCTGCGGCAGAACCACCCGCGCCTCTACCACCGCATCGGGCGGTGGCTGCTCGGCGCGGCGGTCGTCGCGGGCTGGGTCGTGGCGGCGCTCGTCCGGTTACCCGAGCCGGTCGTCGTGGGCGCGGTGGCGTTCCTCGGCGGCGGCGTGATCCTCAACGTGATGAAGGAGGAACTCCCCGAGGACCGGAAGAGCCGGTTCCTCCCGTTCGCTG contains:
- a CDS encoding TIGR02587 family membrane protein, whose protein sequence is MAPSNAAPTRPVAETLTEYGRGLAGGLLFSLPLLYTMEVWWQGHLAPPGRQLAYVVGMFGLLVAYTHVVGLRQDRSLQENLHEALEAVALGLFAAAVVLTLAGRLSLEGISAVTLGKLTMEGMVTAIGVAVGTTQLGASEGEQDSGEERDEPEPRGLLAEVAFALLGAVLVASNVAPTEEILLIAVETHTVSLLLIVVLSLGFALGMVRYAGFRGAGRLEDDPLAGHPLWGSVVTYAAALAASAAMLWAFGRFDGAGWSEVVRQIVVLGLPAVLGAAAGRLLLGGEPS
- a CDS encoding amino acid permease encodes the protein MPPPSEKLQRTLTLFDVYAISTGAMFSSGFFLLPGLATAKAGPAAILAYFLAGVLVLPAMFSQAELATAMPKAGGTYYFLDRSLGPVAGTVGGLGTWLALIFKSAFALIGMGAYLVLFLDLPIKPVALALTAAFTVLNIFGAKETSGLQRILVVTIVGVLAFFVAQGLLEIFSGDVAATHRLQFEPFLPFGTGSLVATIGLVFVSYAGLTKVASVAEEVQDPDRNIPLGMFLSLATATLLYVVGVYIMVAVLDPVELRADLTPVATAAEAFFDWFPEPVGLILIVAAAIAAFASTANAGILSASRYPLAMGRDHLVTPRFAHIGKTGTPVLSILVTSALMVLIIVAFSAEGVAKLASAFNLLVFGLLNLSVIVMRESRIPSYVPGYRSPLYPWMQIAGIVTAAVLITTMGALSIGFTLAVIVVGIAWYFYYASAHVEREGAIYHLFERLGRRRDEGLDSELRTILKEKGMRDEAPFESLVTRAAVLDLDASVPYEALIDRSAAVLADRLGVPAERLRQGFIDASSYGATPVVAGAALPHLRLPDIAQAELALVRCRAGIRLETVAEEADGTRAASEAVYAIFFLVSPAGHPGTHLRMLAGLASRLDEEHFMEEWQAATNEKELKEALLHHERYLSLHLDPGTAAADFVGKALRELRLPPGNLVALVRRRGRLLVPSGSTVLEEGDQITLIGNPEGIARLYETYG
- a CDS encoding OmpA family protein, yielding MRPLPFRPLVALVLLAALTLGGCSSRAALDEGPSEIELLREDLNAAYAEIDRLKAQNASMERQLREAMDRAAGGASNGERGETVAVLPTDILFASGSAELTPEGVAELANVAARLRAEYPGREVRIEGSTDDKPIGPNLQSKYPSNWELSAARASMVARHLQWTHNLEGTDMEVVGLAQYHPLTSNATPEGRQQNRRVRIAVMGE